A window of the Pyramidobacter porci genome harbors these coding sequences:
- a CDS encoding OmpP1/FadL family transporter — protein MSMRKAAALALSAALLATPVYADGFAVYEWSARGVGMGGAMMFGDEASLIAYNPAAITQFDEKGTFSGAVTYIAPRGSADFLDGGDNVFLTQHNKNNPAYVPAFFHARRIQPNAWFGVGVYPRFGLKASYDPGWYGRFSNRSIEFLSVSFAPNVAWKIAPSLSMSVGAELMYAGLKLDKSTRLGGETPIDLDGDSWGVGWNVGLSWQATPRLSLAALYRSEVKQTVEGDVNLYGGLGQIATRGHGSIHLPESYTFGVGYRFSDRTRVEFNAIKTMWSSYKDLTINVTVPAPFRPFLGGLASYPYNEAKNWRDGWRYQFGIEHKINDRWTIRAGFVSDDCSSCDPDDADFMVPTGTRRTYTVGASCRVKNVEYSFGYGYMDVGDKRINGAGEKGEDAFTRGCDAHIVSIGARIDL, from the coding sequence ATGAGTATGAGAAAAGCGGCCGCGCTGGCGCTTTCGGCGGCGCTTTTGGCGACGCCCGTTTACGCGGACGGTTTTGCGGTCTATGAGTGGAGCGCCCGCGGCGTGGGTATGGGCGGCGCGATGATGTTCGGCGACGAAGCTTCGCTGATCGCCTACAATCCGGCGGCGATCACGCAGTTCGACGAGAAGGGCACCTTTTCCGGCGCCGTGACTTACATCGCGCCGCGCGGCTCCGCCGATTTCCTCGACGGCGGCGACAACGTCTTTCTGACGCAGCACAACAAGAACAATCCGGCCTATGTGCCCGCCTTTTTTCACGCGCGCAGGATCCAGCCCAACGCCTGGTTCGGCGTCGGCGTTTACCCGCGCTTCGGCTTGAAAGCCTCCTATGATCCGGGCTGGTACGGCCGCTTCAGCAACCGCAGCATCGAGTTTCTGTCGGTCTCCTTCGCTCCCAACGTGGCCTGGAAGATCGCGCCGTCTTTGTCGATGTCCGTGGGCGCGGAGCTGATGTACGCCGGGCTGAAGCTCGACAAGTCGACCCGCCTCGGCGGCGAGACGCCGATCGATCTCGACGGAGACAGCTGGGGCGTGGGCTGGAACGTCGGCCTGAGCTGGCAGGCGACGCCCCGGCTCTCGCTGGCGGCGCTGTACCGTTCCGAAGTCAAGCAGACGGTCGAGGGCGACGTGAACCTGTACGGCGGGCTGGGGCAGATCGCCACGCGGGGGCATGGATCGATCCATCTGCCCGAAAGCTATACTTTCGGCGTCGGCTACAGGTTCAGCGACCGCACGCGCGTCGAGTTCAACGCCATCAAGACGATGTGGAGCTCCTACAAAGACCTGACCATCAACGTCACCGTGCCCGCGCCGTTCCGCCCGTTTCTCGGCGGGCTCGCCAGCTATCCGTACAACGAAGCGAAAAACTGGCGCGACGGATGGCGCTACCAGTTCGGCATTGAGCACAAGATCAACGACAGATGGACGATCCGCGCCGGCTTCGTCTCCGACGACTGCTCTTCCTGCGATCCCGACGACGCCGATTTCATGGTGCCCACCGGCACGCGCCGCACCTACACCGTCGGCGCCAGCTGCCGCGTCAAAAACGTCGAGTACTCGTTCGGCTACGGCTACATGGACGTCGGCGACAAACGCATCAACGGCGCCGGCGAAAAAGGCGAAGACGCCTTCACGCGCGGCTGCGACGCCCACATCGTTTCGATCGGCGCGCGCATCGACCTGTGA
- a CDS encoding LysE family transporter, with protein sequence MNWLPFLSYVLVSTFTPGPNNISSMSNAGRYGFGASLRYRLGIFCGFFAVQLLAALFSATLLDYIPAAQPYMLALGAAYILWMAWKTLTSRSGGEETSAADNAFLSGMLLQFVNVKGLIYAMTIMSTFVLPCVRSLPVLILFALGLAGTAFVSVNCWAAFGAAFSRALRRHERAANAVMALLLAYCALSLYR encoded by the coding sequence ATGAACTGGCTTCCCTTTCTCAGCTATGTTCTTGTCTCCACCTTCACGCCCGGGCCGAACAACATCTCCTCGATGTCCAACGCCGGCCGCTACGGCTTCGGCGCTTCGCTGCGCTACCGCCTGGGGATCTTCTGCGGCTTCTTCGCCGTGCAGCTGCTGGCGGCTTTGTTCAGCGCCACGCTGCTGGATTATATCCCCGCCGCCCAGCCTTACATGCTGGCTCTCGGCGCCGCATACATCCTCTGGATGGCCTGGAAGACGCTGACCAGCCGATCCGGCGGTGAAGAAACGTCCGCCGCCGACAACGCTTTTCTGTCGGGCATGCTGCTCCAGTTCGTCAACGTCAAGGGGCTCATCTACGCCATGACCATCATGTCGACTTTTGTGCTGCCCTGCGTCCGTTCTCTTCCCGTGCTGATTCTTTTCGCGCTCGGGCTGGCGGGCACGGCCTTCGTCTCGGTCAACTGCTGGGCCGCTTTCGGCGCCGCCTTCAGCCGCGCTCTGCGCCGCCACGAACGCGCCGCAAACGCCGTCATGGCCCTGCTCCTCGCCTACTGCGCGCTGTCGCTGTATCGGTAG
- a CDS encoding ankyrin repeat domain-containing protein, whose translation MNATKTFVASLAVLCLSAGGVSAMTQKEFVDLCRDGDPAEITLALRNENLSPVKAASGVTPLMGAASARGAAASVEKLRLLIDAGAKVNVADGNGMTPLMYAAQFGDSPDVLRFLLSAGANREAKDRRGWTPLAFAAAKNGSVEMVNALVDAGANIDARARDGATPLLLALRGGANRGAVISLLDSGADREAKDLSGRVLGDYFKASRFKDDADIAARLQNSAGQKPLEPSRFVQLCRFGSAQRLRSALKAGSDPNAAVDGLTPLMWAARDNRDKDVLSALIDAGVDVNAQDPEGRTALMYAAKNPAAVQILMNAGARVDLFDTKGRSALEYAEEAGAKIDELGGLKAAVENHRARADYENKLGAQKAESDKKIAELTRQLEKERTVHQVTKDAARQAEEEAQAAAEQAAAEKAELTKQIEAAQAQIAALTRQLESEKAAHQAAKDAAVKNDEAAKAELAEASTALEAAKAAVAELNVRIEAEKAAAEKADEAAKAAAAESAKELAAAQAQIAALTRQLESEKAARQATKDDPLSPAEEAKKPLGGLLDLLRRAGGAPKE comes from the coding sequence ATGAACGCAACGAAAACGTTCGTCGCTTCGCTGGCCGTCCTCTGCCTGTCCGCCGGCGGCGTTTCGGCGATGACCCAGAAGGAATTCGTCGATCTGTGCCGCGACGGCGACCCCGCCGAGATCACGCTGGCCCTCCGCAATGAGAATCTGTCGCCCGTCAAGGCTGCCAGCGGCGTCACGCCCCTGATGGGCGCGGCTTCCGCCCGCGGCGCGGCCGCCTCGGTGGAAAAACTGCGGCTGCTGATCGACGCCGGTGCCAAGGTCAACGTCGCCGACGGCAACGGCATGACCCCGCTGATGTACGCCGCCCAGTTCGGCGACAGCCCCGACGTGCTCCGCTTCCTGCTTTCGGCCGGAGCCAACCGCGAGGCCAAAGACCGACGCGGCTGGACGCCCCTCGCTTTTGCCGCCGCCAAAAACGGTTCGGTCGAAATGGTAAACGCCCTCGTCGACGCGGGCGCCAATATCGACGCCCGCGCCCGCGACGGCGCCACGCCGCTGCTGCTGGCCCTGCGCGGCGGCGCCAACCGCGGCGCCGTGATCTCGCTGCTCGATTCAGGCGCCGACCGCGAAGCGAAAGATCTGTCGGGGCGCGTCCTCGGCGATTATTTCAAAGCAAGCCGCTTCAAGGACGATGCCGACATCGCTGCCCGCCTTCAGAATTCCGCCGGGCAGAAGCCGCTCGAGCCTTCGCGATTCGTCCAGCTGTGCCGCTTCGGCAGCGCCCAACGCCTGCGCTCCGCACTGAAGGCCGGGAGCGATCCCAACGCTGCCGTCGACGGCCTGACGCCGTTGATGTGGGCCGCCCGGGACAACCGCGATAAAGACGTGCTGAGCGCGTTGATCGACGCCGGCGTCGACGTGAACGCCCAGGACCCGGAAGGGCGCACGGCCCTGATGTACGCCGCGAAGAACCCCGCCGCCGTTCAGATCCTGATGAACGCCGGCGCGCGTGTCGATCTGTTCGACACAAAAGGCCGCAGCGCCCTCGAATACGCCGAGGAAGCCGGCGCCAAAATCGACGAGCTGGGCGGACTGAAAGCCGCGGTCGAGAACCACCGCGCCCGGGCGGACTACGAAAACAAACTCGGCGCTCAGAAGGCCGAGTCCGATAAAAAAATCGCCGAGCTGACCCGGCAGCTCGAGAAAGAACGAACCGTCCATCAGGTGACAAAGGACGCCGCCCGCCAGGCCGAAGAAGAAGCCCAAGCCGCCGCCGAACAGGCCGCGGCCGAGAAGGCCGAACTGACCAAACAAATTGAGGCGGCCCAAGCCCAAATCGCCGCACTGACCCGGCAGCTCGAATCCGAAAAGGCGGCCCACCAGGCGGCGAAAGACGCGGCCGTGAAAAACGACGAAGCCGCGAAAGCCGAATTGGCCGAGGCCTCTACGGCGCTCGAAGCGGCAAAAGCCGCCGTGGCCGAACTGAACGTCCGGATCGAAGCTGAAAAGGCCGCGGCCGAGAAGGCCGACGAAGCCGCGAAAGCCGCCGCGGCCGAATCTGCCAAGGAGCTTGCCGCCGCCCAAGCCCAAATCGCCGCACTGACCCGGCAGCTCGAATCCGAAAAAGCGGCCCGCCAGGCGACGAAGGATGACCCGCTTTCCCCCGCCGAGGAAGCGAAAAAGCCTCTGGGCGGCCTGCTTGACCTGCTTCGGCGCGCAGGAGGCGCGCCGAAGGAATAA